CTGGTGACGCTGAACGCGCCCACGAAGAAGGCGACGCTGGCGCTGACCTACGACGCCGCCGAGGGGAACGGCTTCTCGGGCGAGGCGCGGATGCGCTACACCGCGGGCTTCCCGGTGAACTCGGGGGTGTACATCGGCACGCGCTGCCTGGAGGGCGCGTCGACCAGCCCGCTGGCCGAGGACTGCGTGAGCGCGTACACGCTCTTCGACATGAACGTGGGGTACCGGCTGCCGGTGCGCGGGCGCAAGACCACGCTGCAGGTGGCCGTCACCAACCTGTTCAACGAGGGCTACCGGCCGTTCCCGGGCACGCCCAACATCGGCCGCACCATCCTGGCCCGCGTGAAGTACGACTTCTGACTGCGAGCGGTGGGGCGATGAACAGAAGGCCGGACGCTCTGTCCGGCTTTCTGTTCAGGTCCTGCCGAGCTTCTGTTTACCTTCCTCTTGACTGCAGCGCCTCCGGGCGCTAGACTTGTCGTCGCTCCCCACCTGCGGGTGGTGTGAGTACATAACTCCGGGGGGTTGGGCCTTATTGGCACAACCCCTCGTTATTTTATCCAACTACAACTCTCTTGGAGCCGTAGCATTGGATACCACGCCTTTCCCGAGGCCCTTCAAGCCATCCGTAGAGATCTTCGTAGACGGGCCAAACTTCAACCTGGCGCAACGGTACGAAGGCATTCCGTTCCGTATCGACCTGAACCTGCTCGCTACGCGGCTCAGCCGAGGTTATCACTTCGTCAAGCTGCGGTACTACACGTCGCCGCTCCCCGATCAGCACAGCCACAGCTACCGCGCGCAGCAGCGGTTCTTCGCGCAGGTCTCCCGCAGCAGCCGCATCGAGCTGGTGCTGGGGCGCCACGAGCCGCGCATCGACCGGGAAACCGGCCGCAGGTACCACGTCGAGAAGGAAACGGACGTGAACCTCGCCGTCGACATGGTCGTCGGCGCCTACCGCGACCGCTACGACGTGGCGATGCTGGTGGCGGGCGACAGCGACTACGTCCGCGCAGCCGAAGCGCTGAAGGATCGCGGCAAGCAGCTGGTGTGGTGCCCGCTTCCGGCACAACGAAGAGTCGACCAGCTGGCAAGGCTGGCCGACGGAACGCGGGAGCTCGATCTCAAGTTCCTGCGGACCTGCGCACTGCCGCAGCGGTAGCGCGCACGATCTCGCCGAAGCGGCTATAGGAGCGGAGGCGGAGCCTTACGCCGACGCCGGTCCAGGATCCGGCGAACGCTTCGCATGCTGATCTGCATCCCCCTGTCGAAGCCATCCTGATCGTCCGGACGTTCGGCGGAGGCGAGGGGGACTGGTTGCTCTCCATCCAACGGCAGGGCGGAGGGATCGTCGTCTTTCATCGCCAATCTTCCGAAGTCGGCCCGACGATCATGCAGCGACCGCCCGCTCCAGCGTGGCCAGGTCCGCATCGACGCGGGCGAGCTCGGGGAGGAAGCCTACGGCGTCGTAGATCTCGCGGGCGGCCTCGAGGTAGGCGCGGGCCTCGGACGGGCGGCCGCAGGCGGCGTGCAGCAGGCCGTAGCCGTGCAGCACCGCCGCCTCCTGCTTGCGCGGAAGGCCGCGCTCCTGGCAGACGCTGAGCGCCTGCTCGTAGAACACGAACCCTTCCTCGTCGGCCCTGGCCCGCGCGATCCCGCCCAGCAGCAGGTACACGTCCACACAGTCCTCGATCAGCCGGTCCACGATCGCCAGCTCCTCGGCGCGGCGCGCCTCTTCCTGCGCCTCGAACAGACGCCCCTGCCGCAGCAGCACGTCGCCCAGGTTGGTGCGCACCGTCATCTCCCAGCGCGGCTCCAGCCTGCGCGCCAGCGCCTCGCGCAGCACCGCCTCGGCGCCCGGCAGGTCGCCGTGCTCGGTGAGCAGGAGACCGCGGTTGTTCAGGTAGAAGGGCATGGCGTCGTCGGCGCCGGTGGCCTCGATGCGCTCGCGGGCGCGGGCCAGCAGCGCCTCGGCGTCGGCCAGCTCGCCGTGCTTGATGGAGATGACGGAGAGGTTGGTGTAGAACGGCCATTCCAGCGCGGGATCGCCCAGCCCGCGGGCGATGGCCAGCCCGCGCTCGTACCAGTCGCGCGCCCGCTCGCGCTCGCCGCGGTCGTCGCAGAGGTTGCCCATCCCCTGGCAGGCGATGGCCTGCGCGGCGGCGTCCATCTGGTCGACGGCCAGCGCGTGGCTCTGCTCGTACCACTCCCACGCCTCGTCCGGCCGCCCGGCGGCGCGCGCGGTGCGGCCCAATCGGCGCAGCGCCACGATCTGCGGCGTCTTCTCGCGCAGGTCGCGCGAGATCTCCAGCGCCAGGCCGTAGATCTTCTCCGCCTTCTCCAGCCGCCGGTCGGCTTCCTCGGCCTCGCCCGCGCGGATCAGCGCGGCGGCGGCGGCGGCCAGATCGCCCTCCTGCTGGTGGCGGATGGCCTCGAGGACGTGCGTGTACAGCTCCTCCAGCCGCTGGCGCGAGCGCTCGGCCAGCGCGGGGATCATCTCCGCCAGCCGCGCCGGGTCCACCACGCGCTTGCCCAGCGTGGCGTACGCGCCCGAGCGGGCCCACACCTTCTCGCGGTCCAGCCGCGACGAGCCGATGACGGCGTCGCTGAGCGGCAGGAACTCTTCCGAGTCGGGGACCAGCGCGAGCGCGCGCTCCACCAGCAGGTGCGGCGGCGACGACGGCCTGCTCACCAGATGAACGGGTCGAGGATTGGAGACGGGAAGCCGGCGGCGCTCAGCCGCCGGCCATGATGTACTTGCCCCCGTAGTACGAGAAGTGGGGCGTGGTGCCGGACAGCCGGGTGCCGTCGGTGCTGATGGAGCCGCCCAGGTTCACCCAGTGATCGCCCTCCCAGCGGGCGACGCCGATCGGGCCGCTGCCCAGCAGCACGCCGGCGAGCGGGAAGCTGAGCGTGACCGGGGTGTTGAACTGCACGCCGTGGGGGCCGAACTCGGCCACCAGGCGCTTGGCCAGCACCGCGTCCGACGGGAGGTCGATGGTGACGGTGGTGTCGCGCGGGAGCGCCCCGGCGGGGATGTCGACGCGGAAGCCGTTCAGCTCCACGAAGCCGCCCTCGCTGGCGCGGATGTACTTCTGCGCGTGGCGCGGCGGGCTCAGGTCGGGGGTGCCGATGAACTGCAGCAGTCCGCTGACGTCGATGCTCCCGCCCAGCGCGTGGGCCGGCGCGGCGGGCACGACGGGCGCGAGCGGCGCCTGCGCGCGGTCCGAGCAGCCGGCCAGCACGAATGCGGCGGCGGCCAGCGATACGAGGGTGCGGCGTATCCTCACGGCGGCTTCCTTGGGCATCTGGGTTCCGTACAGCGCACCTTACGGTGCAAGCAGATGCCATGCCGATTTCTTTACCCCGAGCTAACCTGTTTCCGTTGAATGACTTCGGATTGAAGCGGGAGATGGAGGCGCCACCGTGCGGGCGCGAGAGGCTGCACAAAAAACAGGCAAGCTCACCAAATCGGGGAATCGCACGACCAACATCGCTGGATCTCACGCGGAGACGCGGAGTCGCTTTCCTGCACCTCCGCGTCTCCGCGGCTCCGCGTGAGGCCAACGGAGTTCGGAGACGCAGAGATATCGTGAGTCAGCCTACCATCTGGTCGATCCGCAGCAGGGAGCCGGGACCAGGGACATGGGAATTCACCACCCGCTGCAGACCGTCCTTCATCGTCGCCGACCCGAAGTTGATCAGCAGGCCTACCGGGAGTCCGAGGAGACGGAGATAGGTCAGCACCCGCTTCGCATGAACCGGCGCTAATCTTTGGACGGTGAGTCCGCGTTTCTCGATCGATGTCGGCCAGAATGGCTTCGTAGACAGATTCCAGCATGCCGGGCCCGAGTTGCGTGTGGATCCGGAACGCAGCGTCGATGATGGTCCCCGTGATTTCGTCGGTTTCGCGCATTCAGAACTCCTTCGCTCAGAAACACGGCGTGAGTTCGAATTTCTCCGCGTTCTCTCCAGGATCGTTGATCTCACGCGGAGTTGCGGAGACGCGGAGTCGCCGGCCCTGCACCTCCGCGTCTCCGCGTCTCCGCGTGAGATCCAGCGATGCAGAGGACGCTCACTCCAGGCCGTACTCGCGGATCTTGCGGGTGAGGGTGTTGCGGTGGACGCCCAGGACGTCGGAGGCCTTGCCGAGGTGGCCCTGCACCAGCTTCAGCACCTCGCGGATGTGCAGGCGCTCCACGTCGGCCAGGTGGAGGCCGGGGGCGTAGCCGGCGAGCGGGGCGCCGGTGCCGTCTTCCTCGGGCGCGGGGGGGCTGAGCTGGTCGAGGGGAAGGTGCTCGGGGAGGAGGACGGTGCCGTGCGCCATGAGGACGGCTCGCTCCAGCACGTTGCGCAGCTCGCGGATGTTGCCCGGCCAGGCGTGCTCGTGCAGCCGCTCCATCACGCTGCGGGCGATGCCGCGGATCTCGCGCCCGTAGCGCGCGGCGTTCAGCGCGACGAAGTGGCGGACGAGAAGGTCCAGGTCTCCGCCGCGCTCCACCAGCCGCGGCAGCTGCAGGGTGACCACGGCCAGGCGGAAGTACAGGTCCTCGCGGAAGGTGCCGTCGGTGATGGCGGCACGCAGGTTCTTGTTGGTGGCCGCGACCACGCGCACGTCCACGGGGATGCGGTCCTCGCCGCCCACGCGCTCGATCTCGCGCTCCTGCAGCGCGCGGAGGATCTTGGCCTGCAGCGCCAGCGACATGTCGCCGATCTCGTCCAGCAGCAGCGTGCCGCCGCTGGCGCGCTCGAAGCGGCCCACCTTGCGGGCGATGGCGCCGGTGAACGCCCCCTTCTCGTGGCCGAACAGCTCGCTCTCCAGCAGGTTCTCGGGGATGGCGGCGCAGTTGAGGGCCACGAACGGCCCCGCCGCGCGCCCGCTGTTGCGGTGGATGGCGCGCGCGACCAGCTCCTTTCCCGTTCCCGACTCGCCCAGGATGAGCACCGTGGCGGGGGAGCCGGCCACGCGGCCCACCATGCGGAAGACCTCGAGCATGGCCGGGCTGGCGCCGATGGCCGCCTCGTCGTCGCCGTCGCCCACGTCGGCGGGGGTGATGGGGATGACGTCCTCGGCCTGGAACACCTCGCGCAGCGCCGCGCCCAGCTCTCGCGGGTCCGGCGGCGAGGCGAAGACGCCCAGCACGCCGAGGCGCGACGCCTCGACCATCATCTGCATGGTGGGGCGCGACGCGAGCAGGACCATCGACCCCGTGGGGACGCCGGACTCGGCGATGCGGCGGACGAGCGCGAGGTCCGCGGCGGGAAGGTCGAGCGAGAGGACGAGCGCGGCCCAGCTCCCGCCTCGGAGTTGCTCCAGCCCGTCGCCCAGGGTGGCCGCGGCGCGCACCTCGGCGCGGCCGGCGACCGCCTCGCGGACGGCTTCGGCCGCGGCGGCGGCGGGCTCGATGACCAGGACGGCGGGACGCGGCATCGGCGGCGGGCGCGGTGGGGCGCGGGTGACGGACGGCGAAACGGTGAGGCGGGAATCTGAGGGATTCTGCAAAATGGTGCAACAGCGGGGGGCGGGTGCGCGCACCCCGAATGGAATTCGGGGGCAACAACAGCACAAAGTCCCTTCGGGACTGCAGCCTTGGCATCGTGCCGCTAAGCCGGCCGTTTTGCTTCCGCTGGTTGGGCCGGGGGAGGCTCGAGGAGCGGCCAGAGGCGCTGCTCGCGGTGATGCTCTTCCTGGTTGAGGATGTACTCGGTGATGATCGGGACATGGCGCTTCGACACGCTGAAGGCGCCGTAGCCACTCTGCCAGCGGAAGGTCCGATAGAACCCGTGCGCATGGTTCATCGCGTGCGCCGATGAGCCCTTCACCTGCTTCACCAGCATCGCGGGAGCGAGCGTGGGCGGCACCCGGACAAGGAGATGCACATGATCCTCGATCCCCCCGATCGCCAGCACATCGGCCCGCAGCCGCGTGCAGTCCGCCTGGATCAGGTGATACACCTCCGACCGGAGCGGCTCCACCAGAAGCGGCGCGCGCTTCCATGTCGTCCACACGAGATGCAGATACAACTGCGTCCACGCGTCGCTCATGTTGACACCAGAAGTGAATGAACGGGTAGATACCTGGAGAGCAGTCCGCGGAGCGGACTTTGTGCAGTTGTCGGGGGTGAATTCTATTCACCTTTCCGACCAGCGCAACCGGAGCGGCTCCACCAGAATTCACATCGGAAGTGGGATGAACGGGTAGATGCTGGAGAGCAGTCCGCGCAGCGGACTTTGTGCAGTTGTTGCGGATGCATTCCATTCACCTGTCCGGGCGAGCGGGAGGGCCATTCCTCAGGAGTGAGCCAGGTCGCCGAGCGCCCGGAGGCCGGGACGGTGATGCGCGCACTGTAGCTGGATCAAAAGCAAGCCGGGGTCGGGAGCCTTTCGCTCCCGGCCCCGCCCGGCCGGCCCGCCCAGTATCTGTCGCCCCGATGAATTATGGGGTGTGCTGTTTACCAGACCGCGGCATCACCCGATCGCGGGCGAACCGGCCGCTTCGCTCGCCCTCACCGGTACGCCCGGGCGGCCTGCACCGCCGCGTAGGCGTCCGCGTAGCCGGTGCCCTGCTCCCAGAGAGCGTAGCCGGGCTGCGGGCGGGCGGTGTTCTCCAGGATCGTTTCCACCTGGTCGGGCGTGAGCCTGCCGCCCGCGGCCTCCTGCATCAGCGCCACCACGCCGGCGATGTGCGGCGCGGCCATCGACGTGCCCGACATGCAGGTGAAGTCGTCGAGGTTCTGGAAGCCGATGTTGCAGGCGTTCAGGTCGCTGGTGATGCCCAGCGGCGCCACCACGCCGGTCGACGAGCGCGCCGACACGATGCGCACGCCCGGCGCGGTCACGTCGGGGTGCAGCAGCGGGTCGCCCGCCACGCCGCGCGACGAGAAGCCCGCCAGCACCGGCGCGCGGCCCGTGGCGTCCACACACTGCGACGCGGAGTTGGTGGGGTCGAGCACGAACAGCTTGCACCCGGCGGCCACGCTGATCACCCACGGCGCCACGCTCAGGTAGTTCATGGTGTTGGCCGCCGGCCCGTCGTTCCCCGCGGCGAAGACCACGGTGATGCCGGCGTCGTGCACCGACTTCATGGCCTCGATCACCGGGTCGGTGGGATCGAAGTCGCCGGTGCCGCCCCAGGAGTTGTTCACCACCTTGATGTTGTACTTCACGCGGTGGTCGATCATCCAGTCCACCGCCTGCAGCACCGAGGCGTACACGATCTCCAGCGTCTCGCCCGCGCTCAGGCCGATGAGGCTGGCGCCCGGGGCCACGCCGCGGTACGCGCCGAAGCTGGTGCCGCCGTTCCCCGCCGCGATGCCGGCCACGTGCGTGCCGTGCCCGCCGGTGTTGTCGGTGTTGGGAAGGTTCTCCACCGCCAGCTCGCCGCCGGGGCGCGGAAGGCTGGTCGTATCGTCCGTCAGGTAGGCGAAGTTCAGCGTGAACTTCACGTTGGCGACGGTCTTCGTCGGATACGCGACGTCGGAGTTCAGCCCGTTGATGCCGCTGTCGAGGATGGCGATGCCCACGCCCTTCCCCGTGATGCCGCCGTTCCACGCCATGTCGGCGCGAAGCGACTGCGTGCTCTCGCGCAGGAGGGTGGGAACGGCGCGGTTGGCGTAGATGCTCTGCACGCCGCCGAGCCCCGCCATCGCCTGGATCTGCGCGGGGGTGCCGAGGGTAACGAGCATCGACAGGTTGCGGAAGGTCATCACCCCGGCGCCGAGGCGCATCACCTGGTTGGCGATGGCGAGCTTCGAGGTCTTGGCCGGATCGAAGTTCACGATGGCGACCAGCTGCTGCGCGGGCGCCGCCACGGCCAGCGCGCTCGCCAGCTTCGCGTCGATCTTCGGCCCGCTGGCGACCGTCGCCAGCCGGGCGGGTCCGGCCGGGGCGACCGCCGTGGGCTGCGCATCGTTGCATGCCGCCAGCGCCAGCGCGGCCAGGGAAAGAAGGAGAGTCCGCTGCATCGTTCCGCGTCGTCCGTCATCAGGTTGCGGCCGCCACCGGGTGCGGCGGCCGAGGTTCGTTCATCTTCGCGTCTCCAGACTCCGCCAGGTCTCACGCGGAGGCGCGGAGCCGCGGAGGCGTGTCCCCGGCACCTCCGCGTCTCCGCGTGAGATCCAGGGGTGCCGGGGAGACGCGGAAGCGCTACCGCCGCACTGACATCACCGCCGAGTAGGCGTCCAGGTAGCCGGCGCCCGCCTCCCACTCGCCGTAGTACGGCATCGTGCGGGCGCTCTTCGTGATCGCGCGGTAGACCTGGTCGGGAGTGAGCCTGCCGCGCGCGGCCTCCTGCATCAGCGCGATGGTGCCGACCACGTGCGGCGTGGCCATCGACGTCCCGCTCATGCACGTGTAGTACGGCACGAACGTGGTGGGGATGGCGCAGTCCAGCGCGTCGCTGGGCGCGTTCAGCGCGTTCATGGGCGTGCCCGTGCTGGCGCGGGCCGACACGATGTTGGCGCCCGGCGCGGTGATGTCCGGATGGTACAGCGGATCGTTGCGGATGCCGCGCGACGAGAAGTCGGCCAGCATCGAGGTCCCGCCCGCGCAGAGCGAGGCGGAGTTGGTGGGGTCGGGGGAGACCGTCTTGCACCCTGCGGCCACGCTGATCACCCACGGAGCAACGCTGTACGGATTCAGCGTGTTCTCCCCCGGCCCGTCGTTCCCCGCGGCGAACACCACCGCGATACCCGCCTTGTAGACCGCCTTCGTGGCCACGTTGGTGGGGTCGTTCGGATCGAACGTTCCGCTCGAGCCCCACGAGTTGTTGACCACCTTGATGTTGTACTTCGCGGCGTTGTCGATCAGCCAGTCGAAGCCGGCCAGCGCCCAGAACACCACGATCGTCTCGCCGGTGCTGATGCCCACCAGGTTCGCGCCCGGCGCCACGCCCGTGTACTTGCCGGCCGACGACGCGCCCGAGCCGCCCACGATTCCCGCCACGTGCGTCCCGTGCCCGCCGGTGAGGTCGGTGTTGGGGACGTTCTCCACGAACAGGTTCGCCCCGACGGCGGGAAGCGTCTCGTCCTGCGTCACCAGGTCCTTCATGCTTCCCAGCACCTTCACGTTCTGCACGACGTGCTCGGGATAGTGCACGTCGGGGTTGAACAGCCCGTCGATGCCGCTGTCGAGAATGGCCACGCCGATCCCCTTCCCCGTGTAGCCGGCCACGCGCGCCAGGTTGGCGCGGATGCTGGGGACGCTCTCGGCCAGGAACCACTTCAGCTGCTTGTTCGAGTAGAGCGAGACCACGCCCGGCACCGCGGAGATGCGAGTGATCTGCGCGGGGTTGGCCACGGCCGCCACGATCGGGAGGTGCTTGAAGCGGATGATCCCCGCGCCGGTGGCCCGTACGGCGCTGGCGACGGCGTCGCCGCTCGCGAGGCTGTCGTACGTCACCAGCACCTCGAGCTGGTCCAGCGGCCCGGCCAGCGCGAGCGCCGAGGTGAGCACCGGGTCCACGTCCACGCCCGGGGCGAGGGTGACGCGGTGCAGGGTGTTGGGGGCGCGGTCCGGCCCCAGCGGCTGTGGGTCGTTGCACCCCGCGGCCAGTGCGGCAACCGCCGCGAGCGCGAGCCAGCGTTTCATCGTGCGTCCTCCAGCGTGACCGAGTGTGAACCCGTGAGCGTTGCGTTCCGTGCCCCGAGGAAAGGCAATCGCGGGTCCACGTGCCATCTCCCCTGCACCGCTTTGGTGAAACTGCGGAATTCGGAAGATGGGGATGAGAGGAGATGAAGATGAACGGATGGGGGTGGATCCGCATCGCAAGTCGATGCGATAAAAGTTTTTGGATCAGATCGAGGAAGACGGATGACGGATCGTCGCGGCGCGGGCGGGGAGTGGGGAGGATGCCGAAAAACGGGATCGCTCGGCGCGACATCGTGTGCGATGTGCAGCATCGCCGATCAGGCTAATTTCACATTAATGGTGCAGAACGGATTCGCATTTCGGTGAATCCAGTCGGGGCACGGCGCGTGCTCTGTCATCGTTGAAACGGTTTCTCGATCTCCTTCGCGGACGGGCACGGGCAAAGATGGCGACCCACGTCGAAGCACAGCTGGCCGCCGGCACTCCGCCGGAGGACCCGGTCCTTTCCCTGCTCGACGCCGCGGCCGAGGCGTACCGGATGCACGACGGCGCGCTGCGCGGCGAGCTGGCGATGGCGCAGGCCGACGCGCGCTCGTCATCGGCGGAGGCGGAGCGCTGGCGCGCCGAGGCGCAGTCGGCCGAGGCGGACGCGGAGTCGCTGCGCGGCGAGGTGCGCGCGGTCCGGAGCGAGCTGGAGGGCGCTCACCTGGC
This Longimicrobium sp. DNA region includes the following protein-coding sequences:
- a CDS encoding NYN domain-containing protein, giving the protein MDTTPFPRPFKPSVEIFVDGPNFNLAQRYEGIPFRIDLNLLATRLSRGYHFVKLRYYTSPLPDQHSHSYRAQQRFFAQVSRSSRIELVLGRHEPRIDRETGRRYHVEKETDVNLAVDMVVGAYRDRYDVAMLVAGDSDYVRAAEALKDRGKQLVWCPLPAQRRVDQLARLADGTRELDLKFLRTCALPQR
- a CDS encoding tetratricopeptide repeat protein → MSRPSSPPHLLVERALALVPDSEEFLPLSDAVIGSSRLDREKVWARSGAYATLGKRVVDPARLAEMIPALAERSRQRLEELYTHVLEAIRHQQEGDLAAAAAALIRAGEAEEADRRLEKAEKIYGLALEISRDLREKTPQIVALRRLGRTARAAGRPDEAWEWYEQSHALAVDQMDAAAQAIACQGMGNLCDDRGERERARDWYERGLAIARGLGDPALEWPFYTNLSVISIKHGELADAEALLARARERIEATGADDAMPFYLNNRGLLLTEHGDLPGAEAVLREALARRLEPRWEMTVRTNLGDVLLRQGRLFEAQEEARRAEELAIVDRLIEDCVDVYLLLGGIARARADEEGFVFYEQALSVCQERGLPRKQEAAVLHGYGLLHAACGRPSEARAYLEAAREIYDAVGFLPELARVDADLATLERAVAA
- a CDS encoding GxxExxY protein, producing MLTYLRLLGLPVGLLINFGSATMKDGLQRVVNSHVPGPGSLLRIDQMVG
- a CDS encoding sigma-54 dependent transcriptional regulator is translated as MPRPAVLVIEPAAAAAEAVREAVAGRAEVRAAATLGDGLEQLRGGSWAALVLSLDLPAADLALVRRIAESGVPTGSMVLLASRPTMQMMVEASRLGVLGVFASPPDPRELGAALREVFQAEDVIPITPADVGDGDDEAAIGASPAMLEVFRMVGRVAGSPATVLILGESGTGKELVARAIHRNSGRAAGPFVALNCAAIPENLLESELFGHEKGAFTGAIARKVGRFERASGGTLLLDEIGDMSLALQAKILRALQEREIERVGGEDRIPVDVRVVAATNKNLRAAITDGTFREDLYFRLAVVTLQLPRLVERGGDLDLLVRHFVALNAARYGREIRGIARSVMERLHEHAWPGNIRELRNVLERAVLMAHGTVLLPEHLPLDQLSPPAPEEDGTGAPLAGYAPGLHLADVERLHIREVLKLVQGHLGKASDVLGVHRNTLTRKIREYGLE
- the tnpA gene encoding IS200/IS605 family transposase; this encodes MSDAWTQLYLHLVWTTWKRAPLLVEPLRSEVYHLIQADCTRLRADVLAIGGIEDHVHLLVRVPPTLAPAMLVKQVKGSSAHAMNHAHGFYRTFRWQSGYGAFSVSKRHVPIITEYILNQEEHHREQRLWPLLEPPPAQPAEAKRPA
- a CDS encoding S8 family serine peptidase — its product is MQRTLLLSLAALALAACNDAQPTAVAPAGPARLATVASGPKIDAKLASALAVAAPAQQLVAIVNFDPAKTSKLAIANQVMRLGAGVMTFRNLSMLVTLGTPAQIQAMAGLGGVQSIYANRAVPTLLRESTQSLRADMAWNGGITGKGVGIAILDSGINGLNSDVAYPTKTVANVKFTLNFAYLTDDTTSLPRPGGELAVENLPNTDNTGGHGTHVAGIAAGNGGTSFGAYRGVAPGASLIGLSAGETLEIVYASVLQAVDWMIDHRVKYNIKVVNNSWGGTGDFDPTDPVIEAMKSVHDAGITVVFAAGNDGPAANTMNYLSVAPWVISVAAGCKLFVLDPTNSASQCVDATGRAPVLAGFSSRGVAGDPLLHPDVTAPGVRIVSARSSTGVVAPLGITSDLNACNIGFQNLDDFTCMSGTSMAAPHIAGVVALMQEAAGGRLTPDQVETILENTARPQPGYALWEQGTGYADAYAAVQAARAYR
- a CDS encoding S8 family serine peptidase — translated: MKRWLALAAVAALAAGCNDPQPLGPDRAPNTLHRVTLAPGVDVDPVLTSALALAGPLDQLEVLVTYDSLASGDAVASAVRATGAGIIRFKHLPIVAAVANPAQITRISAVPGVVSLYSNKQLKWFLAESVPSIRANLARVAGYTGKGIGVAILDSGIDGLFNPDVHYPEHVVQNVKVLGSMKDLVTQDETLPAVGANLFVENVPNTDLTGGHGTHVAGIVGGSGASSAGKYTGVAPGANLVGISTGETIVVFWALAGFDWLIDNAAKYNIKVVNNSWGSSGTFDPNDPTNVATKAVYKAGIAVVFAAGNDGPGENTLNPYSVAPWVISVAAGCKTVSPDPTNSASLCAGGTSMLADFSSRGIRNDPLYHPDITAPGANIVSARASTGTPMNALNAPSDALDCAIPTTFVPYYTCMSGTSMATPHVVGTIALMQEAARGRLTPDQVYRAITKSARTMPYYGEWEAGAGYLDAYSAVMSVRR